A single region of the Ziziphus jujuba cultivar Dongzao chromosome 10, ASM3175591v1 genome encodes:
- the LOC107412444 gene encoding uncharacterized protein LOC107412444, protein MAVNFTTPQKHGTLSPLAALFKFLAIFLGLVLLMFYISLQENAHFYQNSDLLANFTQRWSASIPIAKTPTNISHIVFGIAGSMNTWQQKTSYVKSWWRPNVTRGYLFLDREPTMDFLPWSSSYPPFRVNEDFTKLSSYKNIEWSDHVRIVRSVLEIFKEGDEDVRWYVMADDDTIVFVDNLVEVLAKYDHTKYMYIGASSECIISNFYFSFDMAFGGGGYALSYPLAAALIKIFDKCIQRYIHILYSDFMLYFCLSDLGVSLTQQKGFHQIDLVGDISGLLSAHPQVPLVSLHHLDTIDPIFPFKNRSESINHLMKASKADHSRLLQQTICYHRPSKWSFSVSWGYSVHIYENIFPRSYLRTPIETFRPWKDVSPPLYMFNTRPWPPKDPSCEAPHVFYFDSIEKKEGDQIVTTYVRAFPRDSASCSSSGSLSADPITKIQVFSSPATKRMEGVEIDCCSVLHEAGMDTTKVIYRKCMKDEIMS, encoded by the exons ATGGCCGTCAACTTTACAACTCCACAAAAACATGGCACTTTATCACCTCTTGCAGCTCTATTCAAGTTTCTGGCTATTTTTTTAGGACTTGTTCTCCTAATGTTTTACATCTCTTTGCAAGAAAACGCTCACTTTTACCAAAATTCCGATCTCTTGGCAAACTTTACGCAGAGATGGTCAGCTTCTATTCCCATTGCTAAAACTCCTACCAATATAAGTCACATTGTCTTTGGTATTGCTGGTTCCATGAACACATGGCAGCAGAAAACCTCATATGTCAAATCATGGTGGAGACCAAATGTTACCAGGGGTTATCTCTTTCTAGATAGAGAGCCCACAATGGATTTCCTTCCCTGGTCTTCATCCTACCCTCCTTTTCGTGTTAACGAGGACTTCACGAAACTAAGTTCATACAAGAACATCGAATGGTCCGATCATGTACGAATTGTACGTTCGGTTTTGGAGATATTCAAGGAAGGTGATGAAGATGTGAGATGGTATGTAATGGCAGATGATGATACAATCGTTTTTGTTGACAACTTGGTTGAGGTTTTAGCAAAGTATGACCACACTAAATACATGTACATTGGAGCTAGTTCTGAGTGTATTATATCCAACTTTTATTTCTCATTTGATATGGCATTTGGTGGAGGCGGTTATGCTTTGAGTTATCCACTAGCTGCAgcattgataaaaatttttgataagtGTATTCAAAGATATATCCATATTTTGTACAGTGACTTCATGCTCTACTTCTGTTTATCTGATCTAGGAGTTTCTCTAACACAACAAAAGGGGTTTCACCAG ATTGATCTTGTCGGAGATATATCAGGACTATTATCTGCTCATCCACAAGTTCCTCTAGTGTCCCTTCACCACCTGGACACCATAGACCCAATCTTCCCCTTCAAGAACCGCTCAGAATCAATTAACCACCTTATGAAAGCATCAAAAGCAGACCATTCACGTCTGCTCCAACAGACCATATGCTACCACAGACCAAGTAAATGGTCGTTCTCTGTCTCATGGGGATATTCTGTTCATATCTATGAAAATATATTCCCTCGAAGTTATCTACGCACACCAATCGAGACGTTTAGACCTTGGAAGGATGTCAGTCCACCACTTTACATGTTCAACACCAGGCCTTGGCCTCCCAAGGATCCATCTTGTGAAGCCCCTCATGTTTTTTACTTTGATTCCATTGAGAAAAAGGAAGGAGACCAGATTGTAACTACTTACGTTCGAGCATTTCCGCGGGATTCAGCTTCATGTTCTTCAAGTGGAAGTCTTTCTGCTGATCCCATTACCAAAATTCAGGTCTTTTCATCGCCTGCAACCAAACGCATGGAG GGTGTAGAAATAGATTGTTGCAGTGTTTTACATGAGGCAGGCATGGACACTACCAAGGTCATATACAGGAAATGCATGAAAGATGAAATAATGTCCTAA
- the LOC107412446 gene encoding uncharacterized protein LOC107412446: MSYSPIPLATLFKSLAIFLGLVLLMFYISLKKNTHFHQFNLLANFTQNWQASVPITNTPTNISHIVYGIVGSMNTWKHKNSYVKSWWRPNVTRGYLFLDRDPTMDFLPWSSSYPPFRVNENFIKRSLYKNIVRPDQVRIVRTVMETFKQGDEDVRWYVMADDDTIVFVDNLVEVLAKYDHSKYMYIGANSECIKSNFDFSFDMAFGGAGYALSYPLAAALAKVFDKCIQRYTHLWVSDFMLYSCLSDLVVSLTHQKGFHQIDLVGDISGLLSAHPQIPLLSLHHLDTIDPIFPFMNRSESINHLMKASKVDHSRLLQQTICYHRPSNWSFSVSWGYSVHIYENIFPRSYLRKPIETFRPWRKERPPLYMFNTRPWPPGNPCCEAPHVFYFDSIEKSEGNQTVTTYVRASPRGLAACSSSGNFSADPITQIQVFSSPAAKHMEVLHYSWYRKRSLLQCFT, translated from the exons ATGTCTTATTCTCCAATACCTCTTGCAACTCTGTTCAAGTCTCTGGCTATTTTTTTAGGACTTGTTCTCTTAATGTTTTACATCTCTTTGAAAAAAAACACTCACTTTCACCAATTCAATCTCTTGGCGAACTTTACACAGAACTGGCAAGCTTCAGTTCCCATTACCAACACTCCTACCAATATAAGTCACATTGTCTATGGTATTGTTGGTTCCATGAACACATGGAAGCACAAAAACTCATATGTCAAATCATGGTGGAGACCAAATGTTACCAGGGGTTATCTCTTTCTAGATAGAGATCCCACCATGGATTTCCTTCCCTGGTCTTCATCCTACCCTCCTTTTCGTGTTAACGAGAACTTCATAAAACGAAGTTTATACAAGAACATCGTAAGGCCCGATCAAGTACGAATTGTACGTACAGTTATGGAGACATTCAAGCAAGGTGATGAAGATGTGAGATGGTATGTAATGGCAGATGATGATACAATCGTTTTTGTTGACAACTTGGTTGAGGTTTTAGCAAAGTATGACCACAGTAAGTACATGTATATCGGCGCTAATTCCGAGTGTATCAAATccaactttgatttctcatttgATATGGCATTTGGTGGAGCTGGTTATGCTTTGAGTTATCCACTAGCTGCAGCATTGGCAAAGGTTTTCGATAAGTGTATTCAAAGGTATACCCATTTGTGGGTCAGTGATTTCATGCTTTACTCCTGTTTATCTGATCTAGTAGTTTCTCTGACACACCAAAAGGGGTTTCACCag ATTGATCTTGTCGGAGATATATCAGGGCTATTATCAGCTCATCCACAAATTCCTTTATTGTCCCTTCACCACCTTGACACCATAGACCCAATCTTCCCCTTCATGAACCGCTCAGAATCCATTAACCACCTCATGAAAGCATCAAAAGTAGACCATTCACGTCTACTCCAACAGACCATATGCTATCATAGACCAAGCAACTGGTCGTTCTCCGTCTCATGGGGATATTCTGTTCATATCTATGAAAATATATTCCCTCGAAGTTATTTACGCAAACCAATCGAGACATTTAGACCTTGGAGGAAAGAAAGGCCACCACTTTACATGTTCAACACCAGGCCTTGGCCTCCCGGTAATCCATGTTGTGAAGCCCCTCATGTTTTTTACTTTGATTCCATCGAGAAAAGTGAAGGAAACCAGACAGTAACGACTTATGTTCGAGCATCTCCACGGGGTTTAGCTGCTTGTTCTTCGAGTGGGAATTTTTCTGCTGATCCCATTACCCAAATTCAGGTCTTTTCATCGCCTGCAGCCAAACATATGGAGGTGTTGCATTATTCAT GGTATAGAAAGAGATCATTGTTGCAGTGTTTTACATGA